From Pelotomaculum schinkii, the proteins below share one genomic window:
- the serA gene encoding phosphoglycerate dehydrogenase: MKVLVLDGVEEEGLAALRAESDIEVDVRSKLTEDELVDIIADYDGMIVRSATKVTARVLEQASKLKVVGRAGVGVDNIDVAAATDKGVLVVNAPDGNTIAAAEHTIAMMMSLARNIPQASNTLRSGKWDKKSFMGVELRDKVLGIIGLGRIGAAVAKRAQGLEMKVVAYDPYLTEEKAQMLGAQLLPLDEILKMADFITCHIPLTKDSKYILGEKAFSLMKPGVRVINCARGGVVDEEALYEAMQTGKVAGAALDVFEKEPNTDSPLFAFNNFIATPHLGASTSEAQLCVACDVSLELIAALHGEFVKNAVNIPSMSPKVMATVKPYLNLAEKMGRFCAQLIDGRVNKVEVTYSGDLANQEVAPITTTLIKGFLDTILQVKVNFVNAPTLARNRGINVVQQQASGEGDYANLITVKAVSDREEISVAGTNFGKVDPRIVSIDGYHVDAIPEGHMLYVPHIDKPRIIGPVCNLIGAHDINISGMQVGRKIIGGKAVMLLNVDAPVPEETMPEIAKIDGVLSVRNVSI, encoded by the coding sequence ATGAAGGTACTGGTGCTTGACGGGGTTGAAGAAGAAGGTTTAGCCGCGCTGAGAGCGGAATCCGATATTGAAGTGGATGTCCGCAGCAAGCTCACCGAGGACGAACTGGTCGATATCATCGCAGATTATGACGGGATGATTGTCAGGAGCGCCACCAAGGTGACTGCCCGGGTTTTGGAGCAAGCTTCTAAACTTAAGGTGGTCGGCCGGGCCGGTGTAGGAGTGGACAATATTGATGTGGCGGCAGCCACCGACAAGGGTGTATTGGTGGTCAACGCCCCTGACGGCAACACCATTGCCGCGGCGGAGCATACCATAGCGATGATGATGTCTCTGGCGCGCAACATTCCCCAGGCCAGCAATACCCTTCGTTCCGGCAAGTGGGATAAAAAATCTTTCATGGGAGTTGAACTGCGGGATAAGGTGCTGGGCATAATCGGCCTGGGCCGGATCGGGGCAGCTGTGGCCAAGCGGGCCCAGGGTCTGGAAATGAAAGTTGTAGCCTATGATCCATATCTTACTGAAGAAAAGGCTCAAATGCTCGGCGCCCAGCTGCTGCCACTGGACGAAATCCTAAAGATGGCAGATTTCATAACCTGCCACATTCCCTTAACCAAAGATTCTAAATACATTTTAGGGGAAAAGGCCTTTAGCCTGATGAAGCCGGGTGTGCGTGTTATCAACTGTGCCAGGGGCGGCGTAGTTGATGAGGAGGCGCTTTATGAAGCCATGCAAACAGGGAAAGTGGCTGGCGCCGCGCTTGATGTGTTTGAGAAGGAACCAAATACCGATAGCCCGCTTTTTGCGTTCAACAACTTCATTGCCACGCCGCACCTGGGCGCTTCCACTTCGGAGGCCCAACTATGCGTGGCCTGTGATGTATCTCTAGAGCTCATTGCGGCGTTGCACGGAGAGTTTGTTAAAAATGCTGTAAATATCCCGTCCATGAGCCCCAAGGTGATGGCTACGGTCAAACCCTATCTCAACCTGGCCGAGAAAATGGGGAGGTTTTGCGCCCAGTTGATTGACGGGCGCGTCAACAAGGTTGAGGTGACCTACAGCGGTGACTTGGCCAACCAGGAAGTGGCCCCTATAACGACTACTTTAATAAAGGGCTTCCTGGACACGATTCTCCAGGTGAAGGTGAACTTTGTCAATGCTCCCACCCTGGCCAGGAACCGGGGTATTAACGTTGTCCAGCAGCAAGCCTCGGGGGAAGGCGACTACGCCAACCTGATTACGGTTAAAGCTGTTTCCGACAGGGAAGAAATTTCAGTGGCGGGGACCAATTTCGGCAAGGTCGACCCCCGTATTGTCTCAATAGACGGTTATCATGTCGATGCCATACCGGAAGGCCACATGCTCTATGTTCCCCACATCGACAAGCCGAGGATTATCGGTCCGGTGTGCAACCTGATTGGCGCTCACGATATCAATATTTCCGGAATGCAGGTTGGCCGGAAAATAATCGGCGGTAAAGCAGTGATGCTTCTGAATGTGGATGCGCCGGTTCCTGAAGAAACAATGCCTGAAATCGCCAAAATCGATGGAGTGCTGAGTGTTAGAAACGTTAGCATCTAA
- the serS gene encoding serine--tRNA ligase: MLDMRFVRNNPQIVQEALVRRGSAVTLDEFLKLDEQRREKLFMVEQMKNRRNTVSEEIGKLKKAGQNAPDMVLEMRELSREIKEKDEEVKALEGRLQNILLDIPNIPHESVPTGVSEADNPVMRTWGEPRSFGFQPKPHWDLGEALDIIDFERGSKVTGARFVFYKGLGARLERAVFNFMLDLHTTEHHYEEIFPPFIVNRDSMVGTGQLPKFAEDMFKIEGSDYYLIPTAEVPVTNLYRNEILDGEKLPILHCAYSACFRAEAGAAGRDTRGLIRLHQFNKVELVKFCRPEDSYNELEKLTQNAEKVLQLLGLPYRVILLCTGDMGFSSAKTYDIEVWLPSYQAYKEISSCSNFEDFQARRAGIRFRNAKGKAELAHTLNGSGLAVGRTVAAILENYQEADGTVIIPEALRPYMGGMARIG; encoded by the coding sequence ATGCTTGACATGAGATTTGTCCGCAATAACCCGCAAATTGTGCAGGAGGCACTGGTCAGGCGTGGCTCCGCGGTAACCCTTGATGAGTTTTTGAAACTTGATGAGCAACGCCGCGAGAAGCTTTTTATGGTTGAGCAAATGAAAAACCGGCGCAACACCGTCTCAGAGGAAATTGGGAAGCTAAAAAAAGCGGGCCAAAACGCGCCGGATATGGTCCTGGAAATGCGGGAGCTTTCCAGAGAGATTAAGGAGAAGGATGAAGAGGTTAAAGCCTTGGAAGGAAGGCTGCAAAACATCCTTTTGGATATTCCCAATATACCTCATGAGTCGGTTCCCACCGGGGTCAGTGAGGCTGACAACCCGGTTATGCGTACCTGGGGCGAGCCCCGCAGTTTTGGGTTTCAGCCCAAACCGCACTGGGATTTGGGTGAAGCTCTGGATATCATCGATTTTGAGCGGGGAAGCAAGGTCACCGGCGCCCGGTTTGTCTTTTATAAGGGATTGGGAGCCAGGCTGGAGCGGGCAGTGTTCAACTTTATGCTGGACCTGCATACCACCGAACACCATTACGAAGAAATATTTCCGCCATTTATAGTCAACCGTGACAGTATGGTGGGAACGGGACAACTGCCCAAGTTTGCCGAGGATATGTTCAAAATCGAAGGCTCCGACTACTACCTCATACCGACCGCTGAGGTGCCGGTTACCAACCTGTACCGCAATGAGATCCTGGACGGGGAGAAGCTGCCCATCTTGCACTGCGCTTACAGCGCTTGTTTCCGGGCGGAGGCAGGGGCCGCCGGCCGTGATACCCGCGGATTGATCCGCCTGCACCAGTTCAACAAGGTTGAATTGGTGAAGTTCTGCAGGCCGGAAGACTCCTACAACGAACTGGAAAAACTTACTCAAAACGCCGAGAAAGTTTTACAGCTCCTGGGCCTTCCTTACCGGGTTATATTGTTATGCACCGGAGATATGGGCTTCTCATCTGCGAAAACCTACGATATCGAGGTCTGGCTGCCCAGCTACCAGGCGTACAAGGAAATTTCCTCCTGCAGTAATTTTGAGGACTTCCAGGCCCGCCGTGCCGGCATCCGTTTCCGGAATGCCAAAGGCAAGGCTGAACTGGCGCATACTTTAAACGGCTCCGGACTGGCAGTCGGCCGTACGGTTGCAGCCATTTTGGAAAATTACCAGGAGGCAGACGGGACGGTTATCATCCCTGAGGCGCTACGGCCCTATATGGGCGGTATGGCCCGGATTGGCTGA
- the pdxT gene encoding pyridoxal 5'-phosphate synthase glutaminase subunit PdxT, with product MRVGVLALQGAFREHQKALAACGVETEQIKKPEQLAKISALVIPGGESTTMGKLLIEFNLLEPIKELGEQGMPVFGTCAGMILLAKGIAGSTQPRLGLMDITVERNAFGRQVDSFEAELDIPVLGEEPFRAVFIRAPYILSVEKSVEALTSFGGKIIFARQGRFLAAAFHPELTGDLRVHRYFLENCI from the coding sequence ATGAGGGTAGGGGTTCTGGCCCTCCAGGGGGCCTTCAGGGAGCACCAGAAGGCGCTTGCCGCGTGTGGTGTAGAAACGGAGCAGATCAAGAAGCCGGAACAGCTTGCCAAAATCTCGGCTCTGGTAATCCCCGGTGGGGAGAGTACCACCATGGGCAAGCTGCTGATAGAATTTAACCTTCTTGAACCGATCAAAGAATTAGGGGAGCAGGGGATGCCGGTATTCGGCACCTGCGCCGGAATGATCCTTCTGGCTAAAGGGATAGCAGGCTCAACCCAGCCCCGCCTGGGTCTGATGGATATTACCGTGGAGCGCAACGCTTTCGGCCGGCAGGTGGACAGCTTTGAAGCAGAGCTTGACATCCCGGTTTTAGGAGAGGAACCTTTCCGGGCGGTCTTTATCCGGGCCCCTTATATTCTGAGCGTCGAAAAAAGCGTTGAAGCGCTAACCAGCTTCGGGGGGAAAATTATTTTTGCCCGCCAGGGAAGGTTCCTGGCCGCTGCTTTTCACCCGGAATTGACCGGCGACTTGCGGGTGCACCGTTATTTTCTGGAAAATTGCATTTAG
- a CDS encoding pyridoxal-phosphate-dependent aminotransferase family protein, translating to MQDKQYLMMPGPTPVPPSVYAAMSRPVGGHRTDEFARMHKRIVEKLKRVFQTQNDIFVITNSGTGALETAIANTVSARDKVLALITGNFGERFANIARAYGAELIEVNFGYGKDVDLSVVEEKLRQNPDVKVVLATQNETSTGVCNDIAGIGALVARTPALLLVDGVSGVGAIEIKVDEWGIDMLCTASQKAFMLPPGLAMVSVSDKAWGVVNNNKAPRFYFSIPAFKKVLDKWNTAYTPNVTLFYGLEAALEMMEAEGLDNVYTRHALLARATRAAVKALGLRLLAEERYASNALTAVWGPEGIAADDLRKIIKNKYGVIFAGGQGEVKGKIIRIAHMGFADKMDVIIAVSALEMALAEAGYPVQLGAGIAAAQEVFLGRV from the coding sequence GTGCAAGACAAACAATACCTGATGATGCCGGGTCCTACGCCTGTTCCCCCGTCCGTGTATGCCGCCATGTCCAGGCCGGTAGGCGGGCACCGTACCGATGAATTTGCCCGGATGCACAAGCGGATTGTTGAAAAGCTGAAAAGGGTTTTTCAGACCCAAAATGATATCTTTGTAATAACCAATTCCGGGACAGGCGCGCTGGAAACAGCCATCGCCAATACAGTAAGCGCCAGAGACAAGGTCCTGGCCTTGATCACCGGTAATTTCGGGGAACGCTTTGCCAATATTGCCAGGGCTTATGGCGCCGAGCTTATAGAGGTTAATTTTGGTTACGGCAAAGATGTGGACCTCTCGGTGGTCGAAGAAAAGCTGCGTCAGAATCCTGATGTTAAAGTGGTGCTGGCGACCCAGAACGAGACCTCCACTGGTGTATGCAACGATATCGCCGGCATCGGCGCCCTGGTAGCCAGGACACCTGCATTACTCCTGGTGGACGGAGTCAGCGGGGTTGGAGCAATCGAGATCAAGGTGGACGAGTGGGGCATTGACATGCTTTGCACGGCATCTCAAAAGGCATTCATGCTGCCGCCGGGACTGGCCATGGTCAGCGTCAGCGACAAGGCCTGGGGTGTGGTTAACAACAATAAAGCTCCCAGGTTTTACTTCAGTATCCCGGCCTTCAAAAAAGTCCTGGATAAGTGGAATACCGCTTACACCCCCAATGTGACCCTGTTCTATGGGCTGGAAGCGGCACTGGAAATGATGGAAGCGGAAGGGCTGGACAATGTCTATACGCGCCATGCCCTGCTGGCCCGTGCCACTCGCGCCGCCGTCAAGGCCCTGGGCTTACGGCTCCTGGCGGAAGAACGCTACGCCTCCAATGCCTTGACCGCGGTATGGGGGCCGGAGGGAATTGCCGCCGACGACCTCAGAAAAATTATTAAAAATAAATATGGGGTAATTTTTGCCGGCGGACAGGGCGAGGTAAAAGGGAAAATCATACGCATCGCCCACATGGGCTTTGCAGATAAAATGGACGTGATAATTGCCGTAAGCGCACTGGAAATGGCGCTGGCCGAGGCTGGTTATCCCGTACAGCTTGGAGCGGGGATAGCGGCTGCGCAGGAAGTATTTTTAGGGAGGGTATAG